tcgcatgggagtgacacgtcatccactacatcaatttcatcatgggcttcccttgtattgtgtgtcaccatcgcttgctggtggtagtcctgtattaacctaactctggctacctccatggcatatttgttgattcttctatgggcaagacttaacataatgtccttcctgctggcaatgataacactttctcttagctggatctttagtgatgtcatactccacagaattgttgcttagagtattgtcagcttgttgattctgtaagttcatctttgtttgactagaccactttttagctcgcttgatctttcggggttgaaactccatgtaggtgattgtccacccatctatacatacctcatgtggaaagactggagtaaccttagcttgagaaacttccaattctttagagtctgagtttaactgactagggattggagatggatgtgatgatgtaatagaactcgaatgttgattgcttcctgattctgactctggtgagacctcctttctcttcttatccacattgtccttagGTACAGGTTGAATACCTTTATAcccaattctttctcctgacggtgtggttagaagcactaaacactgggcatacttgatcactcctttacatgctgacatccatcccattccaagaatgacatcaatgtccactaactctaatacaataagatttgcttcaaattttactcctttgatgttaagactaactcctGGGTAtttgcggtttgccttcatttctcctcttggggacttaactatcattggtttcctcattggaagcatagttatcttatgttcctttacatatgcactagagataaacgaatgtgaagctctaggatCAAACAACACTGTGGCGGAAGCTGAGTTTACtggaatgaaaccatacacaacctccttagctccatgagtagtagtcatatccacattattcaatcttccttggatgtagtttctctttgttttacttccttgctcctgtttcttctggaccttctgttcttgcttctgCTGTGGGTGATCTTGGCATTCATGTGCCATTCTTCCaatatcttcattggacttcgtattcttccaagcttctgctacttgtctcttcattggtccctttggtatgctggtttgaccttgtggcaagcactgttgaaaactcctaggttgagtcattccttctggtgcttgttgttgcatagctacaaacttctccttgttgaatgcagtcaaggacaacgtagcttggtcctcctaacCTTTGATACTaatggtctcctcattacgatccatctatatagacaaagatagaggattaagaatagagacaaagttttcataacagacagaggctgaagtgagcataaattttagcaaataacaaggttggagagaaaacaagaactaagtaagataaaagcatgctaaaacgtccagttctatctaggcttgcgtcctacagtcagcattgctctgataccactttgtagcacccggttttaaagacaaaaccagatacacactatatgtgagcccagaaagtcaaatctcacatatagccacaaatcagggtaatatcaagagacaatacttattacataacgtattagtaaaaggaaaataacctcagagaatAGACAGCGGAAAGTAGACTctaatcttctggcgaagactccaaatccacagggacgactgactggttgaccacaagcctaactcctccaaaccagcaatctggtactcatccgggatttttatccaatgtatagaaaagtaaaacaagcataagtacatgttgtacttaacaattatatcatggggttcatgaagctcaaaaggctgacattggtttactgcgattagctttaatagatcatctttttaagcaattgagtgataaagaatttatcattcccataaacacatgatctggtaaacatgaataatgtatagcataaacagttgatcattagtaccattatcctttagtgatcatctctattccataagggtctaaggccgctcatgtccgtgagcatgactgttataacagttttacactctgcagaggttgtacacgttcactgtgagtcgtgatttaccctttcacccgaggtagctattctcttgacccacttccaaggaaggtcggcagggttcactatgaagcatttcaaaggattcgtctaacaagttagggtcgctaggcgtatgtggcccatctttaggagtggcacgcgtgggcatcgcagcacggtacacacttcccagcagcaaaggaaacataccctgcgccttaaaggtaaccactaacaagctagagaagatcctcatactgagctaaagccagagccatatggccctcatagctgtactgtaaatcTCGGAtaatcgcttacagataagtccttagggagaggaatctaaagcatataaacactccagccccctgtttccatgttactaaaaagtcatgttttaatgtttattgcatataccattagtcaagttacaagatcatggttttgattaagcactagcaaaaactatcccatgcaatatcccaaaggtatcaaggtacaagttatcaaatatctaggatatccttaatggcatcaaggtagacacatgcaatatgaattaagtgtttaaatgtgaataggcaacaaggatgtcccatgctatacttgccttacacatcgatacttcggtaagctttatcttcaatgtccttcttcttcttctggatcaccacgtgtatctcaccgactggacaatcgtagaacaccacacaaacatccatacacatacatgcatagcatacagttgcatctatatcagaatagtacaccaatcatagaaaaataagtaaaagagattgatatacgattctataCATCACTacaaacacacagtcgcgagaggcacgctaatcaaagctacggttgaaaagttacaactaccgagagatttgcctaatacgtggaaaagaaaactataggcttctttTATGTTAAccgtatgaattcatatataaaagacattttataaataatatagattaaattaagtcaattttagacttaaattataaaactaaagaagaacaaatcatattttgtttataaaatctagttgcataatcattaatcaagatatgatttaaaccatgatttttatgaaatagtaatgtagtaaacatcattactaacgCGTAGACCTCATCGTTATAAAACAAAcataacttgaacggactatttcggagttagaatgaataagttatgatttaaataagttttgctttagttaaataatagattaaatctatccATGAATTCCAAGTattgaaaacatacctaacagttgtataaacatgtagataacgtaaatatggtactaacgcaatttgaacggatcaaatcggacttaaaacataaaagttacgcatgaaataaggttcaatggcatttctgtaaatatctcaaactcatttttgaattaaaacaattaaaattttgaatttaaatgtattttggactgcgcacactaattctggaaaacacagggtctaaagtgaataaaaataggactgaaatgTAATTGGTTTGAACTAGAACGGAGTGCGGCTTGATTACTGAAAATTGTAGGGACTAAACTGCAAAACGTGCAAGGCTTGACTGCGGTTTGACCCGGGTGCTGACTAGGCGAACACGTGGCGGCCAGGGATTGGTGCGGTGTGCCACGCGTGCGCGTGCCAGTGCTGTCGCGTCGTTGTGGACCGTgtccatgggtccacggtggaccggttatgTACCGAAGAGGTATGGGCTAATCACGGCCGTTCAACACAGATCTGACGGTGCCGATAAGATCGGGTGATTACCCGTCGCTGCACAGCGCCTCCGGCGAGGGCGCCATGGTCGGTGGCGACCGGTGCTTACGGATACGACGTTCTAGGGCACTAACTACCGAAACGGGGGCACCGGGaggtggagaagctcaccgcAATGCGTCTGGAGGTGGTTGCGGCGTCCGAGGAGGCTCGGTAGGGGCGATCGACGACGGCGGCGatctggagagagagggagggcgcggGTGAGGTGAATCCGATCGAATCGTGACCAAAAGCAAGATATggaggtacctacgggcgcgggggAGTACGGCGGAGCTTCGGGTGACGTCGCCGACGAGGCTTGGGCGCTGGTCGGCGTATTACCGCGGCGGTGGCGAGCTGCTTGAGCGCGGTCGGGAAAAGGGAGAAGGAAAAGGGGGTTTGGCTCGGCTTTATAGGCGGGCGGGCGCAGCGtacaaggaaggggagcggggcacGCTGAGGTGATTGGTCGCCTTCCTTGCGGGAGCACCGGCGCGATGGCTTGCCGGGTTTGGCCGCGCCATTGTCAGGACGGAGGAAGGAAAGAGCGTCAGGGAAGAAAAGGAAAGAGGCGCGGGGTGGCTGACGTATGGGGCCCGCGGGACAGTGAGGGAAGGGAGAGAGCGGCGAGTGCGGGCGGCTGACGGGCGACGCAGCGAAAGCCGAGGCGGGCCACGGCTGAGCTGGGCCACGAGGGCGAGTCGTGCGGAGCAGGCCAGCGCGGGATGGACCGCGCGCGGGAGGAGGGGAGAAAGGCTGGGCCGCCAGCGGTGGGCCGAGGCCGAGAAGAGGAGGGAGGAAAAGGGCCGACCAATTCCTGGGTTGGGCTGAAAATGAGAAAAGGAACATTTTTTTCAAATACAAATCCTTTTTCTACTTTGAGTTTCCAATTCCAAGCCaatttcaaaacaaattcaagCCAATTTCAAACCATTCAGTCAACTGCTGATAGTGCCATTTCTTCCCTGGTGAGTTCCTGTGGCCTTGCGCTGTCTGAGAAATTGGAATATTCATACAACTATACAAGTAACTTCTttttagtactccctccattccaaattataagacgttttggcttttcaagatacattgtttttagtatgtatctagacatagtgtatgtctatgtgcatagcaaaaactacgtatctagaaaagccaaaacgtcttataatttgaaacggattgAGTATTTGACTAGGCTATATGTTACACATTGTCATTGAAGAAATAACCATAGATATGTGATTCTGTGTTTTCTATTTTGCGGTTCATGCTGTGTACTTGATCTTCCCGTCATATTAATCAATAACTTAGAACATTACTCTGTAACTGCGTTTCACCGCCAGTAATTAAGTGCCATGGAATCAAGGGTTTGTTTTTGATAGTGAAATTGTGACCAAAAAAATAGTACACATGGTAGGAAGGACTCTAGGTACATCTGCATGCGAGTTGCTAGTAgaggtaaagtggagtaactatTCTTGCATGAGTAATGATTGTATGCATGGATCCTCCTAGACTCCTAATGATTATGTGCCATTCATATGGTTAAGATTTTATGCATGGAAGTGGCATTTGTTGTTGCTTTCTGTAGGAAAGTTGTTAGCTTGTCTTAAGTTGGTTGAACAATGTGAACAAGAGGTGAATTTGGCAAAGGATTTGCTCATGTTATATATGTCTTAAGCTATGACTTGTTTTTACTCATCAAAAAATAAGTACTGTCCTCCAGTAGTCCAGTGTAATGTTTTTTTTAGCTTATCTTGTTGTTATACTTTTATAGCATTTTAAAAGtttgtttctcaaaaaaaaaaaaactcgacctacgGGGGTTATGACGGCCTCCGGGTTTTTCcgtttaagaagaagatcttctcacataGATCGAGAAAAAccccgaacccccgcccccatcctAACGCAGGAGGTGCCGTAaccctgtgagaaccgggccggAGCCTTCCACTACGCTTTGGCACATGGGgacgggcgaggggattttttttaacctcagcctgaaatccgctcccacggggagtcgaacctaggacctgaggagtgccgctgggtcacctaaccgactgagctaggcgccctttggcaaaaaaaagtttgtttctcAAGAACACATTTTCATTCCATAGGTGTGAAATTAGCTGTTTGATTACTTTATATATTTGATTCTTGCTGCAGCAAGTTTTATGTTAATCTGGTTTGTGTTGATCTGTTCTTGAGATGTTGCTTGTTTTGCTTCTATTTCAGTCTGCATCTCAGGTCCGCTCCGGACACTTTGCTGCTGGTTTTGCTGATGGTTCTGTCAGGATATATGATGTTCGCTCTCCTGATAGGTAAGTACAGTAGTGTCTACATCCTCTGGCCTTGCATTTCATGCGCATGTGCCCTATGAAATGTCCTGTTTCCTCTTTCTTTTCTGCCAACTTAATTATTTTTACTCTGAATATTCTTTTTCTACACTTTAGGCTTGTCTATGTGGCCAGGCCGCATGCCCCAAGAACGGAAAAGGTTGTGGGCATAGGGTTTCAGCCTGGGTTTGATCCATACAAGGTAAATACTTCCACTGTACATTGCTATGTATTTTCGTTGTTGAAACAACTAAGCAATTCTATAGTTGTCTGGGCTTCTTTACAATGCTCCCTTTTGTATTATTTGTGATATCacagattgtaagtgcatctCAAGCTGGAGACATTCAGTTTCTTGATGTTAGAAGGGCCGCAGAACCCTACCTGACTATTGAGGCACACAGGGGTTCACTTACAGCATTAGCGGTTCATCGGCATGCCCCGGTTGTTGCTAGTGGCTCAGCCAAGCAGATGATTAAAGTGTTTAGTCTTGAAGGAGAGCAGTTGACGATTATTCGCTACCAGCCATCTTTTATGGGTCAAAGAATAGGCAGTGTAAATTGCCTTTCTTTTCACCCATACAAATCACTCCTGGCTGCTGGTGCTGGTGATAATGGTCTTGTCTCTATCTATGCCGAGGAAAATTACAAGTAAGATGAGGCCTATATCTCATGACAATGCAGCCACAGTGCAACCGATAGGCCTTCCATTTTTGGCCAAGTGATGCTCCACAGCATGGTCCGGTTTCAAGATCCAAGATGATGGTAAGCCTTGTCACAGAGGCAGTGTTGGTGGCGCCATGGCTTTCGGTGCATATATTGCCTGTTGGACGGCGTGTGCAATTTGTAAGATACAGTTAAGATTCATTAGCCTCCTTGCAGAAGGTTTGTGGACCCTACCCTGATCCTGCCATTGAACTTGGAGGCGCCCTCCAAATAATTAATCATACCTAGGTTAACCAAAATGTAAATAGTCAGCGAAGATTCGGGTTGTACTTTGCCAGCATTATTCCTTTTTCAAGTGTAAAAAGATCTCAAGATGCTTGATCATTGTTTAAAAGGCGttaaggcgaggcgaggcgagcgaCCCCCTTCCGGACGCCTAGGCGAGCAAggcggacgcctaggcgacgccataaGAATATCATAATATATAATGGCGCTAAAATTCAGAAGCAAATCAGACTTTAATATTACCAATTCTTAGCAGACATACATAGTTTTAGACCATAATAAGGATGATAAGTAGTGCTACTAGAGTACTAGTCTACTAGTGCACAATATGAAGTAGCAAAAGAGCAAATCTGAAATGTCTCAGTAGCAAAAAACTAGTCTCTAATGGCATGACTTAATTAGTAGCGCTGCTAGTGCGCATCATATATGAAATAGCAACATAGGAAATCTGAAATCCCTCCTCTCAATAGCCATCATCAAACTCTCCAATGATGTTGGCTGCCTCCTCATCTCCTCCACTACCATTGGCATCACAAGGATCATCCTCACAATCTGTCACATCTACGTCATCATAGGGATCTTGATTTTCTTCATCCTCGTTTTCTGAACCCAGCTCCTCCTAAACCCCAATAGGTGCATAATTTCTAGCACGCTTGTTGTGGGCTGTTCTTGGTAAATTTCTGCCACGAAGTAACTCTGATGCTCCAATAGCTTCATCAACAAGGTCCCATGTAAGGTCACACTCACAGCCACGAGCACCATGAGGGGACACATGCAGTGAGTCAGCCTACTCATTGTCCCAATCAAACTCCTCAACAACCAAAGGATCAAAGCCTTTACCTTTCTTCTGCCTCAATTTCTGGAACCTAGTTTTCATCTTCCGGATGTAGGAAACAAAGACAATAGAATTTAACCTCTTATGCAACAACCGGTTCCTTTTCTTTGTGTGGATCTACAAAATAAGAAACACAATACACCAAAAAGATGAATAAAATGCTTGCTGAAATATTGGTAAGAACAGCAAGGAGATGACAGATGGGGAAAAACTCACAAATTCAAAGGTGCTCCAATTGCGCTCACAACCAGATGATGAAGCACAAAGACTGACCACACGCTTAGCAAACCTTTGCAGCTCAATAGCATGGCCACCATATGAACGCCACCAATCAACTAGAACAACAAATGCATCATATGTTAGGAGCTGGGATTGAAAAATGCTAGCTTGCTGGAATTAAATTGCTGTAATATACACTTGATGACATTAAAAGAGAAGAACACAACACTTACGAGGGCTCAAAGACTCAAGGTTTTGCTTGGCCATTTTGTTTGAAAAAGCATCTCCTCGAAGAAATTCATAATCCATGGCGAGCATTGATCTTGTATCTAGTTTCCTTATCCTCCACCATTCTTGCAAGTACATCAAGAAAGCAACCTCTTAGCTGTCCAAcagttgcatcatcattttttcTTATGAGAGGATGGAGCTTCCCTGGGTTCAAAAACAATGCAGCCCCATAGAGTGGATGATCCATTTGTTTCTCCCACCTTCGCTCAATTATCTCCATGATCTACTTTTTCTTGGATGGTATGGCAAAGCTCAAATTGATCTTCTCTTTTGCATGGTTCATTAATGCTTGAACCTCTAGCATTGCTAGCTTCTCATCTCCATCAACCACCCTAAGCACATTGAGAAGTGGGGCTGAAGCTCTAAGGCAATCTTCAACTTTGTTCCAGAACTCTGTAGAGAACACAATGGCCTGCACATCTAGACCTGCTTTGGTTTTTGCCAATTTATTCCCAATCCATTGTTCACTATGAAATAAAGGCTTCAAAGCTTCCTTGTGCTTGTACAAACTCTTCAAAGTAAGAAAGGAAGTTGCAAAATGAGTTGCTGCAGGTCTCACAAGATCAGCCCCACCTGTCTTCTCCCTCATGGCATGAAGGATCCTCCCATGCCTATAGATGAAAGTTGTAACATGCCTTGCACGTGCAATATATTTTTGAATGCTGGCAAGTTCTGAATCTCCTCTAGCATGAGATCCAACAGTGTGCAGCACATGGACTCCAAAATATTGTAGGAATCCTTTCCATCAAAAGCTTGTCTGCTGCCTTAAAGTTAGCACCATTATCTGTATCAACTTGGACAACCTTGTCTTTTCCAATGTCATCAATTCTTTCCTCTAGCAGATCAGCAAGCATCTTAGCATCATGTACTTCACTTGATGCATCAACTGACTCCAAGAAGTATGTCCCCTCCGGGCTATTCACTAGGAAGTTAATCAAGTGGCGTCCCCTCCTATCGGACCATCCATCAGACATAAGTGTGCAGCCATACTGTTTCCATGCCCTCTCATGCTCCTCCCTCACGGTACTTGTTGACTTCACAGCCTCTTTAAGCAATGGCTCCCCAAGTTGATAAGGTGTTGGAGGCTTGTACCCTGAACCAAACTGAGATGTGGCCTCAACTGCAATCTGAAATTGTCTTGTGGCTGCTGCATTGAAAGGTACACCACACTCATAGAAGAACAAACCCCACTGCATATCCACATAATACTTCTCCTCCCGGCTTTTTGCTGCTGCATTAA
This sequence is a window from Miscanthus floridulus cultivar M001 chromosome 10, ASM1932011v1, whole genome shotgun sequence. Protein-coding genes within it:
- the LOC136487944 gene encoding uncharacterized protein, whose amino-acid sequence is MASPPSTASEYDPKNNPTRKPQKTKDPGWKYAYWPNLSNKDEVACTLCGGSVRGGIKRLKQHLAGGFGDAKNCPKVSIEIRKEMAAFLEANKRRRPLFLEDEDGEAEVVEVASSGPPVSEAQQNESSQAAKVHPSSGTAAKRRQSTIQLKAVGNKTAQQKTKTIVEMLRKTPEEVVDERLLGSYQPTINAAAKSREEKYYVDMQWGLFFYECGVPFNAAATRQFQIAVEATSQFGSGYKPPTPYQLGEPLLKEAVKSTSTVREEHERAWKQYGCTLMSDGWSDRRGRHLINFLVNSPEGTYFLESVDASSEVHDAKMLADLLEERIDDIGKDKVVQVDTDNVDWWRSYGGHAIELQRFAKRVVSLCASSSGCERNWSTFEFIHTKKRNRLLHKRLNSIVFVSYIRKMKTRFQKLRQKKGKGFDPLVVEEFDWDNE
- the LOC136487943 gene encoding regulatory-associated protein of TOR 1-like; protein product: MDRAREEGRKAGPPAVGRGREEEGGKGPTNSWVGLKMRKGTFFSNTNPFSTLSFQFQANFKTNSSQFQTIQSTADSAISSLSASQVRSGHFAAGFADGSVRIYDVRSPDRLVYVARPHAPRTEKVVGIGFQPGFDPYKIVSASQAGDIQFLDVRRAAEPYLTIEAHRGSLTALAVHRHAPVVASGSAKQMIKVFSLEGEQLTIIRYQPSFMGQRIGSVNCLSFHPYKSLLAAGAGDNGLVSIYAEENYK